One window of the Natronomonas marina genome contains the following:
- a CDS encoding ASCH domain-containing protein: MARIDPDALLPNDRVQEAALAGDVTQLSRGGSNRYAEAGDTFELDGTVFEVTAVEERTLGDLTDADAKREGSPSLEAYRARMEQVHPGDFEWDDTSEIVTYRFERQ; the protein is encoded by the coding sequence ATGGCACGCATCGACCCCGACGCCCTGCTCCCGAACGACCGCGTCCAGGAGGCCGCCCTCGCGGGCGACGTGACACAGCTCAGCCGCGGCGGCTCGAACCGCTACGCCGAGGCCGGCGACACCTTCGAACTCGACGGCACCGTCTTCGAGGTGACGGCCGTCGAGGAGCGCACGCTCGGCGACCTCACCGACGCCGACGCGAAACGCGAGGGGTCGCCGTCGCTGGAGGCCTACAGGGCCCGGATGGAGCAGGTCCACCCCGGCGACTTCGAGTGGGACGACACGAGCGAAATCGTCACGTACCGCTTCGAGCGCCAGTAG
- a CDS encoding bifunctional nuclease family protein, producing MDAYIEGVRVAETPGGLAAVVTLGVDGTGDVLPIFIGVEEATSIARGLDAEDIGRPLTHDLFLDVMEELGGRVERVVVTDLEDDTYLADLHVNTPRADAVVDARPSDSLALAARTNADIEVTETVFEAGSEPLEEYDELDDVRELMP from the coding sequence ATGGACGCGTACATAGAGGGCGTCCGGGTCGCCGAGACGCCGGGCGGACTCGCGGCGGTCGTGACCCTCGGCGTCGACGGGACCGGTGACGTGCTGCCCATCTTCATCGGCGTCGAGGAGGCCACGAGCATCGCCCGCGGCCTCGACGCCGAGGACATCGGCCGACCGCTGACCCACGACCTCTTTCTGGACGTGATGGAGGAACTCGGCGGTCGCGTCGAGCGGGTCGTCGTCACGGACCTGGAGGACGACACCTACCTCGCGGACCTCCACGTAAACACGCCGCGGGCCGACGCCGTGGTCGACGCCCGCCCGAGCGACTCGCTGGCGCTCGCGGCACGGACCAACGCCGACATCGAGGTCACCGAGACGGTGTTCGAGGCCGGCAGCGAACCGCTCGAGGAGTACGACGAACTCGACGACGTCCGGGAGCTGATGCCATGA
- a CDS encoding PGF-CTERM sorting domain-containing protein, whose product MRFRAAALAMLLVASAVGAAAAPAATQQAEGEAYSGALVEFETTSAAVSDYAVDGSVVVENVTAQSASESGLGLDAGLESVTSVNGSVAGVDLGADAAATVTTESGAEMEAHDNQRGVLQIHAGGESQVVQADVSGEAEAESDERVVVSNGDGSQGAFIVVGDGETTVNEEGDVVARLEGDSQLVYRQYEGERTDSDRKQERMIRNGTATAEVYVHGAAESGSDAEDNATSVVEYGQDTTVEVQEHSESEINVTAERSQSQGKVVITTVSEEAFGSAESTEVFVDGEAAAEVDSYGEVRSAAQGGEESAYMVRQDSSASAATDVVVGVNHFSERSISMQSDGETGGDGGLSGADGPGFGALVALAALGAAFVAARYRA is encoded by the coding sequence ATGAGGTTTCGAGCAGCAGCGTTGGCGATGCTACTGGTCGCGTCGGCCGTCGGAGCGGCGGCGGCACCGGCCGCGACCCAGCAGGCCGAAGGTGAAGCGTACAGCGGGGCGCTCGTCGAGTTCGAGACGACGAGCGCCGCCGTCTCGGACTACGCCGTCGACGGGTCGGTCGTCGTCGAGAACGTGACGGCCCAGTCCGCAAGCGAGTCCGGACTCGGGCTGGACGCCGGCCTCGAGAGCGTCACGAGCGTGAACGGCTCCGTGGCGGGCGTCGACCTCGGCGCCGACGCGGCGGCGACGGTGACGACCGAGAGCGGCGCGGAGATGGAGGCCCACGACAACCAGCGTGGCGTCCTCCAGATCCACGCCGGCGGCGAGAGCCAGGTCGTCCAGGCCGACGTCAGCGGCGAGGCCGAAGCCGAGAGCGACGAGCGCGTCGTCGTCTCGAACGGCGACGGCAGCCAGGGCGCCTTCATCGTCGTCGGCGACGGTGAGACCACCGTCAACGAGGAGGGCGACGTCGTCGCCCGACTCGAGGGCGACAGCCAGCTCGTCTACCGCCAGTACGAGGGCGAGCGCACCGATTCCGACCGCAAGCAGGAGCGGATGATCCGGAACGGGACCGCGACCGCCGAGGTGTACGTCCACGGCGCCGCCGAGAGCGGCAGCGACGCGGAGGACAACGCCACGAGCGTCGTCGAGTACGGGCAGGACACCACCGTCGAGGTGCAGGAACACAGCGAGAGCGAGATCAACGTGACCGCCGAGCGCTCCCAGAGCCAGGGGAAAGTCGTCATCACGACCGTCTCCGAGGAGGCGTTCGGCAGCGCCGAGAGCACCGAGGTGTTCGTCGACGGCGAGGCTGCCGCCGAGGTCGACTCCTACGGCGAGGTTCGGTCGGCCGCCCAGGGCGGCGAGGAATCGGCCTACATGGTCCGTCAGGACTCCAGCGCGTCGGCGGCCACGGACGTCGTGGTCGGGGTCAACCACTTCTCCGAGCGGTCGATCAGCATGCAGAGCGACGGCGAGACCGGCGGCGACGGCGGTCTCTCCGGCGCAGATGGCCCCGGGTTCGGCGCCCTCGTGGCGCTAGCGGCCCTCGGCGCGGCGTTCGTTGCAGCCCGGTACCGAGCGTAA
- a CDS encoding MFS transporter — MADGETDGDAGVRSILRRFLALERDVLVLSVAMFAFSLGFQMTSRYVPRYMSALGAGAVAIGLFGTFGNLVSAVYPYPGGAVSDRIGSRRALTLFGLASTVGFIVWLFAERFGTLTVPAVGTTLEVAGREVVVGWLDPAVLPVGIFLGLLFAQAWKSFGLGATFAIVKQAVEPDRLATGFASTETFRRTAFLVGPLLAAAVLAAFSFETGFRAVLAIAAGFGLLATVAQHLLYDAGEDAVGRSFEGLGTVLADLRSMPEPMRPLLVADTVVRFANGMVYVFFVIVVTEFLAVGVTLPVVGRLSPESYFGVLLAVEMLVALAVMVPVSRLSRRVGLKPVVAVGFAVYAVFPVLLVNAPADPFVVALLFAVSGLRFAGLPAHKALIVGPAETGAGGRVTGTYYLVRNVVVIPSAAVGGAVYAVSPRAAFTVASAIGLVGVALFLRFGEEFEAAVAG, encoded by the coding sequence ATGGCCGACGGGGAGACCGACGGCGATGCCGGCGTCCGGTCGATCCTCCGGCGGTTCCTGGCGCTGGAACGGGACGTGCTCGTTCTCTCGGTTGCGATGTTCGCGTTCAGCCTCGGCTTCCAGATGACGAGCCGCTACGTCCCGCGGTACATGTCGGCGCTGGGCGCCGGCGCGGTCGCCATCGGGCTGTTCGGCACGTTCGGGAACCTCGTGAGCGCGGTCTACCCCTATCCCGGCGGTGCCGTCTCCGACCGGATCGGCTCGCGGCGCGCGCTGACGCTTTTCGGTCTCGCCTCGACGGTCGGGTTCATCGTGTGGCTGTTCGCCGAGCGGTTCGGGACGCTCACCGTTCCGGCGGTCGGGACGACCCTCGAGGTGGCGGGCCGAGAGGTGGTCGTCGGCTGGCTCGACCCCGCCGTCCTCCCGGTCGGTATCTTCCTCGGACTGCTGTTCGCACAGGCCTGGAAGTCCTTCGGCCTCGGGGCGACGTTCGCCATCGTCAAGCAGGCGGTCGAACCCGACCGGCTGGCGACGGGGTTCGCAAGCACCGAGACCTTCCGCCGGACCGCGTTCCTCGTGGGGCCACTCCTGGCAGCGGCCGTGCTCGCGGCCTTCAGCTTCGAGACGGGGTTCCGGGCCGTGCTGGCGATTGCCGCCGGCTTCGGTCTGCTGGCGACGGTCGCACAGCACCTCCTCTACGACGCTGGCGAGGACGCGGTCGGCAGGTCCTTCGAGGGACTCGGGACCGTCCTCGCCGACCTCCGGTCGATGCCGGAACCGATGCGGCCGCTGCTCGTCGCCGACACCGTCGTCCGGTTCGCAAACGGGATGGTGTACGTCTTCTTCGTCATCGTCGTCACGGAGTTCCTCGCGGTCGGCGTGACGCTGCCCGTCGTCGGCCGGCTCTCGCCGGAGTCGTACTTCGGCGTCCTGCTCGCGGTCGAGATGCTGGTGGCGCTGGCGGTGATGGTGCCCGTCTCGCGGCTGTCGCGCCGCGTGGGGCTGAAACCGGTCGTCGCCGTCGGCTTCGCCGTCTACGCGGTCTTTCCCGTGCTGCTCGTCAACGCGCCGGCGGACCCGTTCGTCGTGGCGCTGCTCTTTGCGGTCTCCGGGTTGCGGTTCGCGGGCCTGCCGGCGCACAAGGCGCTCATCGTCGGGCCCGCCGAGACCGGCGCCGGCGGGCGGGTGACCGGCACCTACTACCTCGTCAGGAACGTCGTCGTCATCCCGTCGGCGGCCGTCGGCGGCGCGGTCTACGCCGTCTCGCCGCGTGCGGCCTTCACCGTGGCGTCGGCCATCGGGCTGGTCGGGGTGGCGCTGTTCCTCCGCTTCGGCGAGGAGTTCGAGGCGGCCGTCGCGGGCTAG
- a CDS encoding carboxypeptidase regulatory-like domain-containing protein, which yields MSRLLRLLVVAMIVGWSFGSVGIAAAQSETTLTVSVVDSDGDPVADADVTATWDGGSTTETTAANGRAFVDVREGADVELNVTHPDYVRNHPLVVSDAAEEDVTVDVARKGRSTVVVRNADGQPLDGVAVEFQKGQFRIDARGETDEDGRFRTDTIEQGVYEVTAVKPGYFEREIETTVESDSRREIELERGTVQLEVTVVDDHFEDPRTIEEASVSIDDEEGEVAVVRTSGGTASLSVDVNNRYTVAVRKDGYLERDTTVTVRERDRSVEIATQRVPRLTLEPRNDRVVVGESTTVEVVNAYGEPVAGAAVLRNNETVGETDREGELVITIPAAGDQTLRATQGDLESERVVVEGVEPAETDPSGTSGTASTATGTESEGPGFGVVVTLVGLVGAALLARRR from the coding sequence ATGTCCCGTCTACTGCGGCTTCTCGTCGTAGCGATGATCGTGGGGTGGTCGTTCGGGTCCGTGGGGATCGCCGCGGCGCAGTCGGAGACGACGCTCACCGTCTCGGTCGTCGACAGCGACGGCGATCCCGTCGCGGACGCGGACGTTACCGCCACCTGGGACGGCGGTAGCACCACGGAGACGACCGCCGCCAACGGCCGGGCGTTCGTCGACGTCCGGGAGGGTGCCGACGTCGAACTCAACGTGACCCACCCCGACTACGTCCGCAATCACCCCCTCGTGGTCTCGGACGCCGCCGAGGAGGACGTGACCGTCGACGTGGCCCGGAAGGGTCGCTCGACCGTCGTCGTGCGGAACGCCGACGGCCAGCCGCTGGACGGGGTGGCCGTCGAGTTCCAGAAGGGACAGTTCCGCATCGACGCCCGGGGCGAGACCGACGAGGACGGCCGGTTCCGAACCGACACGATAGAGCAGGGCGTCTACGAGGTCACCGCCGTCAAGCCGGGATACTTCGAGCGGGAGATAGAGACGACCGTCGAAAGCGACAGCCGACGGGAGATCGAACTGGAGCGCGGGACGGTCCAACTGGAGGTCACCGTCGTCGACGACCACTTCGAGGACCCCCGGACCATCGAGGAGGCGAGTGTGAGCATCGACGACGAGGAAGGCGAGGTCGCCGTCGTGCGGACCTCCGGCGGGACGGCCTCGCTCAGCGTCGACGTGAACAACCGCTACACGGTCGCCGTCCGGAAGGACGGCTATCTGGAGCGCGACACGACGGTCACTGTCCGCGAGCGGGATCGCTCGGTCGAGATCGCCACCCAGCGCGTCCCGCGGCTGACGCTCGAACCGCGGAACGACCGTGTCGTGGTCGGCGAGAGCACGACGGTCGAGGTGGTCAACGCCTACGGCGAACCCGTCGCGGGCGCGGCGGTCCTCAGGAACAACGAGACGGTCGGCGAGACCGACCGCGAGGGCGAACTCGTCATCACGATACCGGCGGCCGGCGACCAGACGCTCCGCGCGACGCAGGGCGACCTCGAATCCGAACGCGTCGTCGTCGAGGGCGTCGAACCCGCCGAGACCGACCCGTCCGGGACATCGGGGACGGCGTCGACCGCGACGGGGACGGAATCAGAGGGTCCCGGCTTCGGCGTCGTCGTCACCCTTGTCGGTCTCGTCGGGGCGGCACTCCTGGCCCGTCGCCGCTGA
- a CDS encoding SDR family NAD(P)-dependent oxidoreductase encodes MRFENDTVFITGAGSGIGRATALNVAEAGGFVVATDIDDEGGEATVAAVEEAGGDAVFHHLDVTDADEFEAVVETTVEEYGLDCVVNNAGIGHPPATVEDVTDTTFEYVLDVNLRGVWNGCRATLPHLKAQESGAIVNVGSLASFLGMARQSVYSLTKGAVLNFTRAVAAEAGRDGVRANAVCPGFIETPLGDQYFESKDDPEAAKEQAAQQYPLKRLGEPEEVADAIAFLLSEEASFVTGHGLVVDGGFSIS; translated from the coding sequence ATGCGATTCGAGAACGATACGGTGTTCATCACGGGCGCGGGGTCGGGCATCGGACGAGCGACCGCCCTGAACGTCGCCGAGGCCGGTGGGTTCGTCGTCGCAACCGACATCGACGACGAGGGCGGCGAGGCGACCGTCGCGGCCGTCGAGGAGGCCGGCGGCGACGCCGTCTTCCACCACCTCGACGTGACCGACGCCGACGAGTTCGAGGCCGTCGTCGAGACGACCGTCGAGGAGTACGGTCTCGACTGCGTGGTCAACAACGCCGGCATCGGCCACCCGCCGGCGACCGTCGAGGACGTCACCGACACCACCTTCGAGTACGTCCTCGACGTGAACCTCCGGGGCGTCTGGAACGGCTGTCGGGCCACGCTGCCGCACCTGAAGGCCCAGGAGTCGGGCGCCATCGTCAACGTCGGGTCGCTGGCCTCCTTCCTCGGGATGGCCCGCCAGTCGGTGTACTCGCTGACGAAGGGCGCCGTGTTGAACTTCACCCGCGCCGTCGCCGCCGAGGCCGGCCGCGACGGCGTCCGCGCCAATGCGGTCTGCCCCGGCTTCATCGAGACGCCGCTGGGCGACCAGTACTTCGAGTCGAAGGACGACCCCGAGGCCGCGAAGGAGCAGGCCGCCCAGCAGTACCCGCTGAAGCGCCTCGGCGAACCCGAGGAGGTCGCCGACGCCATCGCCTTCCTGCTGTCGGAGGAAGCTTCCTTCGTCACCGGCCACGGCCTCGTCGTCGACGGCGGCTTCTCGATTAGCTGA
- a CDS encoding TetR/AcrR family transcriptional regulator, with product MAAETRERIMDATYRALCEQGYASLTMQDIADECDCSKSLLHYHFDTKEDLLVELLAHLLERFEERVADADTDDPRDQLVELVDMFLFGDERGIEEHRAFHTALLELRAQAPHNEAFREQLAENDARVHAAVAAVVERGVDDGTFRNVDATRAAAHLLAAVQGARIRWVTLGDDAAPQTVREAVVEDAVDGWLAAR from the coding sequence ATGGCGGCCGAGACCCGCGAGCGCATCATGGACGCGACCTACAGGGCGCTCTGCGAACAGGGCTACGCGTCGCTCACGATGCAGGACATCGCCGACGAGTGCGACTGCAGCAAGTCGCTTCTACACTACCACTTCGACACCAAGGAGGACCTGCTCGTCGAGCTGCTCGCCCACTTGCTCGAACGGTTCGAGGAGCGGGTCGCCGACGCCGACACCGACGACCCCCGCGACCAGCTCGTCGAGCTCGTCGATATGTTCCTCTTCGGCGACGAGCGGGGCATCGAGGAACACCGCGCGTTCCACACCGCCCTCCTGGAACTGCGGGCACAGGCACCCCACAACGAGGCCTTCCGCGAGCAGCTGGCGGAGAACGACGCCCGGGTCCACGCCGCCGTCGCCGCGGTCGTCGAGCGAGGGGTCGACGACGGCACGTTCAGGAACGTCGACGCGACGCGTGCTGCCGCCCACCTGCTCGCGGCGGTCCAGGGCGCCCGCATCCGGTGGGTCACCCTCGGCGACGACGCCGCCCCCCAAACCGTCCGGGAGGCAGTCGTCGAGGACGCCGTCGACGGGTGGCTCGCCGCCCGCTAG
- a CDS encoding NOG1 family protein, with translation MHFEDLPTTPRSEELVDKAFSRAARAGRAKQGKEAQESMLQTAANILSDNLQNVVTTWPDFDDVDAFYYEFADATLSDTDVGGVDALRQDLSSVMSAGRQAENIKEEYQGRIRTADTETARKLRKQAFARLADVTEGVADELLTIGEARDALHTLPDIRADEPAIVVAGYPNVGKSSFVNRLTNADNETAAYPYTTTRLNVGHLEREHVRYQLVDTPGLLDRPAEERNAIESQAVSALTHLADAVLVLLDASEECGYPLERQLDLLSELEAAFDVPVLSVCNKSDRSRDVEADHYMSVETGENVDGVLEAAVEAIGYEPELPFEE, from the coding sequence ATGCACTTCGAAGACCTTCCGACGACGCCCCGGTCGGAGGAGCTGGTCGACAAGGCGTTCTCGCGGGCGGCGCGGGCGGGGCGGGCCAAGCAGGGCAAGGAGGCCCAGGAATCGATGCTGCAGACGGCCGCGAACATCCTCTCCGACAACCTCCAGAACGTCGTGACGACGTGGCCGGACTTCGACGACGTCGACGCCTTCTACTACGAGTTCGCCGACGCGACGCTTTCCGACACCGACGTGGGGGGCGTCGATGCCCTCCGGCAGGACCTCTCTTCGGTGATGAGCGCCGGTCGGCAGGCCGAAAACATCAAGGAGGAGTACCAGGGCCGCATCCGGACGGCAGACACCGAGACGGCCCGGAAGCTCCGCAAGCAGGCCTTCGCCCGCCTGGCGGACGTGACCGAGGGGGTCGCCGACGAACTGCTGACCATCGGCGAGGCCCGCGACGCCTTGCACACCCTACCCGACATCCGCGCCGACGAGCCGGCCATCGTCGTCGCCGGCTACCCCAACGTCGGCAAGTCCTCCTTCGTCAACCGCCTGACGAACGCCGACAACGAGACGGCCGCCTACCCTTACACCACGACGCGGCTGAACGTCGGCCACCTCGAACGGGAGCACGTCCGCTACCAGCTGGTCGACACGCCCGGCCTGCTCGACCGGCCGGCCGAGGAGCGCAACGCCATCGAATCGCAGGCCGTTTCGGCACTGACACACCTGGCCGACGCGGTGCTCGTCCTGCTCGACGCCAGCGAGGAGTGCGGCTACCCGCTGGAGCGACAACTGGACCTGCTTTCGGAACTGGAGGCGGCCTTCGACGTCCCGGTGCTGTCGGTCTGCAACAAATCGGATCGGTCGCGGGACGTCGAGGCGGACCACTACATGAGCGTCGAGACCGGCGAGAACGTCGACGGGGTGCTGGAGGCGGCCGTCGAGGCCATCGGGTACGAGCCCGAGTTGCCGTTCGAGGAGTAG
- a CDS encoding DUF7333 family protein — protein sequence MKFTLPVALGALLAVVAVGVGGLIASPIPMATRTILMMVAPSMLVFGLLAFGLGVKHGEFRAA from the coding sequence ATGAAGTTCACCCTCCCCGTCGCGCTCGGTGCCCTGCTGGCCGTCGTCGCGGTGGGCGTCGGCGGACTCATCGCCAGCCCGATACCGATGGCCACCCGGACTATCCTGATGATGGTCGCACCCTCGATGCTGGTGTTCGGCCTGCTGGCGTTCGGTCTCGGCGTCAAGCACGGCGAGTTCCGGGCGGCCTAG
- a CDS encoding DUF5518 domain-containing protein: MTDWSAVLIGFVVGVVASLFAFALPVIGHVGAGLIAGLTAGALAGGGLASGAWHGLLAGAFGGLVAAVALAAFVTLVGTAVGGPAGIVGGLGVFAVAAVVALVFAVDSAIGGAIGGLLAG, encoded by the coding sequence ATGACCGACTGGAGTGCGGTTCTCATCGGGTTCGTCGTCGGCGTCGTCGCCAGCCTCTTCGCGTTCGCCCTGCCGGTGATCGGCCACGTCGGCGCGGGACTGATCGCGGGCCTGACCGCCGGCGCCCTCGCCGGGGGCGGTCTCGCAAGCGGTGCCTGGCACGGCCTGCTGGCGGGCGCCTTCGGGGGTCTCGTCGCCGCCGTCGCGCTGGCCGCGTTCGTCACGCTCGTCGGAACCGCGGTCGGCGGCCCGGCGGGCATCGTCGGCGGCCTCGGCGTCTTCGCCGTCGCCGCGGTCGTCGCACTCGTCTTCGCCGTCGACAGCGCCATCGGCGGCGCTATTGGTGGGCTCCTCGCCGGTTAA
- the hisE gene encoding phosphoribosyl-ATP diphosphatase translates to MSDGEDVDEIVSELFAVIESRKAELPEDSYTASLFTHEKGENAVLEKLGEETTELVLAAKDDDDDELTHEAADIVYHLLVLLSMKDLDLADLRAELRERR, encoded by the coding sequence ATGAGCGACGGCGAGGATGTCGACGAAATCGTCTCCGAACTGTTCGCGGTCATCGAGTCCCGGAAGGCCGAACTCCCCGAGGACTCCTACACGGCCTCGCTTTTCACCCACGAGAAGGGCGAGAACGCCGTCCTCGAGAAACTGGGCGAGGAGACGACCGAACTCGTCCTCGCTGCCAAGGACGACGACGACGACGAACTGACCCACGAGGCCGCCGACATCGTCTACCACCTGCTCGTGCTGCTGTCGATGAAGGACCTGGACCTGGCCGACCTGCGGGCGGAGCTCCGCGAGCGGCGCTGA
- a CDS encoding S66 family peptidase → MDEFVTPPPLSPGDRVAVVAPSSGGAHDASHVFELGLQRLRDVFDLEPVVYPTARQSNAFLDDSPRARAADIHAAFRDPDVVGVVATIGGSDQLRILKHLDADVLRANPTRFFGMSDNTNLGLFLWRAGVVSYNGAQLMNELAIPGELPEYTERYCRRAFFEDSLGELEASDEWTDEPAAWWTDPSKMGTPPTYEPNPGPRWAGGERAVSGRLWGGNRAIVEWHLATDRYLPPVEALEGAVLCLETSEWIPEPEEVAATLTCLGERGLLERFDAVLLGRPATRSHLTEPPREEREAYRERIYGTVVETVGRYAPEAPVVLGLDWGHTTPIAPLPLGGRVEVDPATETIRFP, encoded by the coding sequence ATGGACGAGTTCGTCACGCCGCCGCCGCTGTCGCCCGGTGACCGCGTCGCCGTCGTCGCGCCCTCCAGCGGCGGTGCCCACGACGCCTCGCACGTCTTCGAGTTGGGCCTCCAGCGGCTCCGCGACGTCTTCGACCTCGAGCCGGTCGTCTACCCGACCGCCCGCCAGAGCAACGCGTTCCTGGACGACAGCCCGCGGGCGCGGGCCGCCGACATCCACGCCGCGTTCCGCGATCCCGACGTCGTCGGCGTCGTCGCCACCATCGGCGGCTCCGACCAGCTCCGGATCCTGAAGCATCTCGACGCCGACGTGCTCCGGGCGAACCCCACGCGATTCTTCGGGATGAGCGACAACACCAACCTCGGCCTGTTCCTGTGGCGGGCCGGCGTCGTCTCCTACAACGGCGCCCAGTTGATGAACGAACTCGCTATCCCGGGCGAACTGCCGGAGTACACGGAACGCTACTGCCGGCGGGCGTTCTTCGAGGACTCGCTGGGCGAACTCGAGGCCAGCGACGAGTGGACCGACGAGCCCGCGGCGTGGTGGACCGACCCCTCGAAGATGGGAACCCCGCCGACCTACGAGCCGAACCCCGGACCGCGGTGGGCTGGCGGCGAGAGGGCCGTCTCTGGCCGACTGTGGGGTGGTAACCGCGCCATCGTCGAGTGGCACCTGGCGACCGACCGGTACCTCCCGCCCGTCGAGGCGCTGGAGGGGGCGGTGCTGTGTCTCGAGACCTCCGAGTGGATTCCCGAACCCGAGGAGGTCGCCGCGACGCTGACCTGCCTCGGCGAGCGTGGACTCCTCGAGCGGTTCGACGCAGTCCTGCTCGGGCGGCCGGCGACCCGGAGCCACCTCACCGAACCGCCGCGGGAAGAGCGGGAAGCCTACCGCGAGCGCATCTACGGGACGGTCGTCGAGACGGTCGGCCGCTACGCTCCCGAGGCGCCGGTCGTGCTCGGTCTCGACTGGGGCCACACGACGCCGATAGCGCCGCTGCCGCTCGGCGGCCGCGTCGAGGTCGACCCCGCGACGGAGACGATTCGATTCCCGTAG